The following proteins are encoded in a genomic region of Elgaria multicarinata webbii isolate HBS135686 ecotype San Diego chromosome 16, rElgMul1.1.pri, whole genome shotgun sequence:
- the CTXN2 gene encoding cortexin-2, producing MSSNYCNNVSVSMSVNEVSTFPLTLEQKTGFAFVGILCVFLGLLIIRCFKILLDPYSSMPSSTWEDEVEGLDKGTFEYALA from the coding sequence ATGAGCAGTAACTACTGCAACAACGTGTCAGTGAGCATGAGCGTCAACGAGGTGTCCACCTTTCCTCTGACTCTGGAACAAAAAACCGGCTTTGCCTTTGTAGGAATCCTGTGTGTCTTTTTGGGACTTCTGATTATCAGATGCTTCAAAATCTTATTAGACCCTTATAGCAGTATGCCATCCTCCACATGGGAGGATGAGGTCGAAGGGCTGGATAAGGGGACATTTGAATATGCTCTTGCATGA